The Cloacibacterium caeni region AAACAGTTACTTCCCGAAAAGGAATTTTCTGAAAAACGAAATACAACAAAGCAATGCTAATGAAAATTTTAGCAAAGTTGATGAGTAGTTTTTTAAGATTGACTTTCTCCAAATGTTGTGATATTTCTGATGTTAAAAGGTCTTTTTTCTTGAGATTCGTAGTAGGTTTTCATCAACATGTCTACAATAATTCCTGTGGTGAAAAACTGAATGCCAATGAAAATAAGTAATACGCCAAGGATTAATAAAGGTCTTCCGCCAATGTCATTTCCTAAAATTTTGAGCGCCAATAAATAAATATTAACCAAAACTCCCAATGTAAAAGTGATTAAACCGATATTTCCGAAAAGATAAATCGGTTTAGAAAGGTATTTTTTATTGAACAAGACCAAAAGCAAGTCATTAATGACCTTGAAAGTTCTGTTCATTCCGTATTTAGAAACACCGTGTTGTCTTGGGTGGTGTTTTACGGGAATTTCTGTGATTTTAGCACCGTTTAAATGCGCCATTAAACTAATAAATCTATGGTTTTCGCCGTAAAGATTAAGTTCTTTAGCTGTTTCATTGGTGAAAACTTTCAGCGCACAACCTTGGTCAGAAATGTTGAGTTTTGTAGATTTTTTGATGATGAAATTCGCAATTTTTGAAGGAATGGTTCTGATGGAAGAATCTTTCCTTTTTTGACGTTTTCCTACCACCAAATCGTAATTTCCATTTTCTAAAAGTTCTACCATCGCAGGAATATCTGAAGGATCGTTTTGCAAATCTCCATCAAGTGTAATCACGTAATCACCAGTTGCATAATCGAAACCAGCCATCATTGCAGAACTTTGTCCGTAATTTTTTTTGAGCTCAATCAACACTACATTTGGATGTTTTTTTTCTTTGATTTCTTGTATGGTTTTATCCGTAGAATTGTCGTCTATTAAGATGAGTTCATAGTGATATCCATTCATAGCATCAGAAATTCTGTCGATTAAAATTCCTGCATTTCCTTCTTCGTTATACATAGGAATAACGAGAGAGTAGAATTTATTTTTATCCATTTTAGCGCTTGATTTGTTACCTTTGCAAAGCAAATTTTTGCAAAAATACTAAAAAACCTGATTTTTATAATGAATCCAAATCAATTACTTTCTAGAAATCAAATCTTTTTTCTTTTTGTAGGCTTTGTTTTGGTGTACTTAGTTGGGCTATTTATTCCATTGATGGAAAATGATTCTGCTCAACATGCTACAATGGCGATGAGAATGGCCAATTCTGACAATTTTTTAGAAATTTATAAAGGAGATAATCCTTATCTAGACAAACCGCACTTGCATTTTTGGCTCGCAGCTTTATCGATGAAAATTTTTGGAATTAATCATATTGCATATAGAATTCCAGCGATTTTATGCTTGTTTTTAGCAGCTTTTTCTGTTAAAAAGATAGCTGATTTATTGTATAAAAATGAAAATCTAAGTTATACCGCTTCACTCATATTTTTAGCGTCACAAACGATTATACTTTCTGCACACGATGTAAGAACAGATGCTGTTTTGACGGGTTTTATTGCACTTTCTATTTGGCAGTTTTTAGCTTTTATCAAAACACAAAAAATCAGCAATGTTATTTTAGCAGGGTTTTTTACAGCATTGGCTTTTTCTTCAAAAGGTTTGATGGCGATTGTGATTATAGGATTTTCGGTATTTTCTTATTTGCTGTATTCTAGAGAATGGCTGAGGTTTTTTAATGTGAAAATCATTTTTGCTGCACTCAGTTTTGGAGCGGGGATTTTACCGATTTTGTATGCATATTATCATCAATTTGGAAACGAAGGTGTAGAATTTATTTTGTTTAATCAAAGTGTAAATCGTTTACAAGCCAAAGGTTTTGAGCAAAATAGTCCTGATTATTCTTTCTTTTTTCACACATTACTTTGGGCATTTTTACCTTTTTCAATCGCATTTTACACGGGTGTTTTCGAAAGAACTAAAAATTTGATTCAAAAAAGATTTAAAAAAGTAGAAGGTGTAGAGTTTTTAACTTTAGGCGGGTTCTGGTTGGTGATGTTGGTATTTAGTTTTTCTAAATTTAAGTTGCCTCATTATTTAAATGGACTAATTCCGATTCTTTCTGTTTTTACCGCTTCTTATATTTTTGAAATTTTCGAAAAAAATCAATGGAAAAAAGCCAGAGTTTTTTGGGTGATTCAGTTGGTGGTGATTTCGGTAAGTTTAGTAGGCGTTTTATTGCTCACGTATTATTTTACAGGAATTCATGAAGTGGTTTTATTTGTGGTTGGTTTGTTTTTTGTGGGAACTTTACTGTTTTATATTTTCAAAAAAGGAAATATGGTGAGAAGATGGGTTTTGGTCTCTTTGCTTTTTACTATAACCATTAATATTTTTCTCAATTCGCAGTTTTATCCTGTTTTGACCCAATATCAAGGTGGTTTAAAAATGGCTCAATATTTTGAAAAAAATCAACTTTCAACCCAAAATCTTTTCATGCCGAAAGATTATGAAATCTGGTCTTTTGATTTTTATACCCAACAAAACACGCCTAGAAAAGACGTTTCTCTGTTGAAAAAAGGGGATAGAGTTCTGGTATACGAAAATGATTTACAAAATGTTACACAACCGTATAAAATTCTTCATCAGGAAACGCATTTTAAAATCACTAAACTTTCCCTAAAATTTCTGAATCCTAAAACCAGAAATGAAAAGCTGAAAAAACTTTATTTAATCGAGATATTAAACTAGTGTTTAATTTTCCGAATTTTGGCACTTGCTTTGTTATTAGTATGATAAGAATAACAATAAATTTGTTGTTTAATAAAAAATATTTACTTTTAGCAAAAATTTAAAATTAGAAACATGAAAAAATTAGCATTCGCATTTTTCGCTTTATTCTTCAGTGTTCTTTCATATGCTCAGATTGAAGGAAAATGGAAAACAATTGATGATGAAACAGGGAAGCCTAAATCTATCGTAGAAATTTTCAAAAAATCAGACGGTAAATATTATGGCAAAATTGTACAATTATTACAAAAACCAGAAAATAACAACTGTGTAAAATGTACAGATGATAGAAAAAACAAGCCATTAGTTGGTTTAGAAATCATCAGAGGTTTAAAGAAAGACGGTTCAGAATTTACTGATGGAACCATTACAGATCCTAAAAAAGGAAAAACGTACAAGTGTACTGTGACCAGAAACGGTGATAAACTGAATGTAAGAGGTTACGTAGGAATCTCATTAATCGGTAGAAACCAAACTTGGCATAGAGTAGATTAATCTATTTTAGAGATAAAAACAAACAAGACACGTCCTAAAAGATGTGTCTTTTTTATTTGTTGACTAAAGTAATAATTGATACATAATAGTTTGATAAAAATTCCTTAAATTTGCAACTCAACAAATTAATCAAAATGAAAGAAGTACAATTTCGTGAGGCTATCTGTGAAGCAATGAGCGAAGAAATGCGTAAAGACGAATCGATATATCTCATTGGCGAAGAAGTAGCAGAATATAACGGAGCTTACAAAGCTTCAAAAGGAATGTTAGCAGAATTTGGTCCAAAAAGAGTAATAGATGCACCCATTGCAGAATTAGGTTTTGCTGGGATTTCTGTAGGAGCTGCAATGAACGGAAATAGACCTATAGTAGAGTTTATGACTTTTAACTTCTCTATGGTGGCTATTGACCAAATTATTTCTAATGCAGCGAAAATGTATCAAATGAGTGGTGGACAGTGGAATGTGCCAATCGTTTTTAGAGGGCCTACTGGTTCTGCAGGTCAGTTAGGAGCTACACACTCTCAAGCTTTTGAAAGTTGGTATGCAAACTGCCCAGGTCTTAAAGTAATTGTTCCTTCTAATCCATATGATGCAAAAGGATTATTAAAATCTGCAATTAGAGATAATGACCCTGTAATTTTCATGGAATCTGAACAGATGTACGGAGACAAAA contains the following coding sequences:
- a CDS encoding glycosyltransferase family 2 protein; amino-acid sequence: MDKNKFYSLVIPMYNEEGNAGILIDRISDAMNGYHYELILIDDNSTDKTIQEIKEKKHPNVVLIELKKNYGQSSAMMAGFDYATGDYVITLDGDLQNDPSDIPAMVELLENGNYDLVVGKRQKRKDSSIRTIPSKIANFIIKKSTKLNISDQGCALKVFTNETAKELNLYGENHRFISLMAHLNGAKITEIPVKHHPRQHGVSKYGMNRTFKVINDLLLVLFNKKYLSKPIYLFGNIGLITFTLGVLVNIYLLALKILGNDIGGRPLLILGVLLIFIGIQFFTTGIIVDMLMKTYYESQEKRPFNIRNITTFGESQS
- a CDS encoding DUF2147 domain-containing protein, which encodes MKKLAFAFFALFFSVLSYAQIEGKWKTIDDETGKPKSIVEIFKKSDGKYYGKIVQLLQKPENNNCVKCTDDRKNKPLVGLEIIRGLKKDGSEFTDGTITDPKKGKTYKCTVTRNGDKLNVRGYVGISLIGRNQTWHRVD
- a CDS encoding ArnT family glycosyltransferase, with amino-acid sequence MNPNQLLSRNQIFFLFVGFVLVYLVGLFIPLMENDSAQHATMAMRMANSDNFLEIYKGDNPYLDKPHLHFWLAALSMKIFGINHIAYRIPAILCLFLAAFSVKKIADLLYKNENLSYTASLIFLASQTIILSAHDVRTDAVLTGFIALSIWQFLAFIKTQKISNVILAGFFTALAFSSKGLMAIVIIGFSVFSYLLYSREWLRFFNVKIIFAALSFGAGILPILYAYYHQFGNEGVEFILFNQSVNRLQAKGFEQNSPDYSFFFHTLLWAFLPFSIAFYTGVFERTKNLIQKRFKKVEGVEFLTLGGFWLVMLVFSFSKFKLPHYLNGLIPILSVFTASYIFEIFEKNQWKKARVFWVIQLVVISVSLVGVLLLTYYFTGIHEVVLFVVGLFFVGTLLFYIFKKGNMVRRWVLVSLLFTITINIFLNSQFYPVLTQYQGGLKMAQYFEKNQLSTQNLFMPKDYEIWSFDFYTQQNTPRKDVSLLKKGDRVLVYENDLQNVTQPYKILHQETHFKITKLSLKFLNPKTRNEKLKKLYLIEILN
- a CDS encoding pyruvate dehydrogenase complex E1 component subunit beta; translation: MQLNKLIKMKEVQFREAICEAMSEEMRKDESIYLIGEEVAEYNGAYKASKGMLAEFGPKRVIDAPIAELGFAGISVGAAMNGNRPIVEFMTFNFSMVAIDQIISNAAKMYQMSGGQWNVPIVFRGPTGSAGQLGATHSQAFESWYANCPGLKVIVPSNPYDAKGLLKSAIRDNDPVIFMESEQMYGDKMEIPEEEYYIPIGKADIKKEGKDVTLVSFGKILKLAMQAAADLEQEGISVEVIDLRTIRPLDYETVLNSVKKTNRLVVLEEAWPFGSVASEITYMVQQKAFDYLDAPIKRITTPDAPAPYSAALFAEWFPKLEKVKQEIKNVLYVKS